One genomic segment of Pseudomonas sp. RU47 includes these proteins:
- a CDS encoding sarcosine oxidase subunit alpha — protein MSQTNRLSNGGRIDRNKVLSFTFNGQSYKGFEGDSLAAALIANGVDIIGRSFKYSRPRGIFAAGAEEPNAVLQIGATEATQIPNVRATQQALYQGLVATSTNGWPSVNNDMMGILGKVGGKLMPPGFYYKTFMYPQSFWMTYEKYIRKAAGLGRSPTEVDPDTYDYMNQHCDVLIVGAGPAGLAAALAAARSGARVILADEQEEFGGSLLDSRESLDGKPAMDWVASVITELKNTPDVLLLPRATVNGYHDHNFLTIHERLTDHLGDRAPIGQVRQRIHRVRAKRVVLATGACERPLVYGNNDVPGNMLAGAVSTYVRRYGVAPGKKLVLSTNNDHAYRVALDWLDASLQVVAIADARSNPRGALVEEARAKGIRILTGSAVIEARGSKRVTAARVAAIDVKAHSVTSPGEWLDCDVVASSGGYSPVVHLASHLGGKPTWREDILGFVPGEAPQKRVCVGGINGVYGLGDSLADGFEGGVRAAAEAGFQTVEGVLPKALSRHEEPTLALFQVPHEKNTARAPKQFVDLQNDVTAAAIELATREGFESVEHVKRYTALGFGTDQGKLGNVNGLAIAARSLNVTIPQMGTTMFRPNYTPVTFGAVAGRHCGHIFEPVRHTALHAWHVKNGAEFEDVGQWKRPWYFPKNGEDLHAAVKRECKAVRDSVGLLDASTLGKIDIQGPDAREFLNRVYTNAWTKLDVGKARYGLMCKEDGMVFDDGVTACLADNHFVMTTTTGGAARVLQWLELYHQTEWPDMKVYFTSVTDHWATMTLSGPNSRKLLSAVTDIDLSNGAFPFMTWKEGLVGDVPARVFRISFTGELSYEVNVQADYAMGVLEKIVEAGKQYNLTPYGTETMHVLRAEKGFIIVGQDTDGSMTPDDLNMGWCVGRTKPFSWIGQRGMNREDCVKDQRKQLVGLKPIDPNVWLPEGAQLVFNTKQTIPMTMVGHVTSSYAHNSLGYSFAMGVVKGGLKRLGERVFAPLADGSVIEAEIVSSVFFDPKGDRQNI, from the coding sequence ATGAGCCAGACCAATCGCCTGTCCAACGGTGGACGGATCGACCGTAACAAAGTGCTGAGCTTCACCTTCAACGGTCAGAGCTACAAAGGCTTCGAGGGTGACTCGCTGGCCGCCGCGCTGATCGCCAACGGCGTCGACATCATCGGCCGCAGCTTCAAGTATTCGCGTCCTCGCGGCATCTTCGCCGCCGGTGCCGAAGAGCCGAACGCGGTGCTGCAGATCGGTGCGACCGAAGCCACCCAGATTCCCAACGTGCGCGCTACGCAACAGGCGTTGTATCAAGGTCTGGTCGCGACCAGCACCAACGGCTGGCCGAGCGTCAACAACGACATGATGGGCATTCTCGGCAAGGTCGGCGGCAAGCTGATGCCGCCGGGTTTCTACTACAAAACCTTCATGTACCCGCAATCGTTCTGGATGACCTACGAGAAGTACATTCGCAAGGCTGCCGGTCTGGGCCGTTCGCCGACCGAAGTCGATCCGGACACCTACGACTACATGAACCAGCATTGCGACGTGCTGATCGTCGGCGCTGGCCCGGCCGGTCTCGCCGCTGCCCTGGCCGCTGCGCGCAGCGGTGCCCGAGTGATTCTGGCCGATGAGCAGGAAGAGTTCGGCGGCAGCCTGCTCGATTCTCGTGAAAGCCTCGACGGCAAACCGGCGATGGACTGGGTCGCCAGCGTCATCACTGAACTGAAGAACACCCCGGACGTGCTGCTGTTGCCGCGCGCCACGGTCAACGGTTACCACGACCACAACTTCCTGACCATTCACGAACGCCTCACCGATCACCTCGGTGACCGCGCGCCGATTGGCCAGGTGCGTCAGCGCATTCACCGTGTTCGCGCCAAGCGTGTCGTGCTGGCGACCGGTGCTTGCGAGCGTCCGCTGGTTTACGGCAACAACGACGTGCCGGGCAACATGCTTGCCGGTGCGGTGTCGACTTACGTGCGTCGCTACGGCGTCGCGCCGGGCAAGAAACTGGTGCTGTCGACCAACAACGATCATGCTTATCGCGTCGCTCTGGATTGGCTCGATGCCAGTCTGCAAGTGGTCGCCATCGCCGATGCGCGCAGCAATCCGCGTGGTGCGTTGGTAGAAGAAGCCCGCGCCAAAGGCATCCGCATTCTCACCGGCAGCGCCGTGATCGAAGCCCGTGGCAGCAAGCGCGTCACCGCTGCCCGCGTTGCCGCAATCGATGTCAAAGCTCATTCGGTGACCAGCCCGGGCGAATGGCTCGACTGCGATGTGGTTGCCAGTTCCGGCGGATACAGCCCGGTCGTCCACTTGGCTTCGCACCTCGGTGGCAAGCCGACCTGGCGTGAAGACATCCTTGGTTTCGTCCCGGGCGAAGCACCGCAGAAGCGCGTTTGCGTCGGTGGCATCAACGGCGTTTACGGTCTCGGCGATTCGCTGGCTGACGGTTTTGAAGGTGGCGTGCGCGCTGCCGCGGAAGCCGGTTTTCAGACCGTCGAAGGCGTGCTGCCGAAAGCCCTGAGCCGTCACGAAGAACCAACATTGGCGCTGTTCCAGGTGCCGCATGAAAAGAACACCGCACGGGCACCGAAGCAATTCGTCGATCTGCAAAACGACGTGACCGCTGCGGCGATCGAACTGGCAACTCGCGAAGGTTTCGAGTCGGTCGAGCACGTCAAACGCTACACCGCGCTGGGCTTCGGCACCGATCAGGGCAAGCTCGGCAACGTCAACGGTCTGGCCATCGCCGCTCGCTCGCTGAACGTGACCATCCCGCAGATGGGCACCACGATGTTCCGCCCGAACTACACGCCGGTAACTTTCGGCGCGGTGGCCGGTCGTCACTGTGGGCACATCTTCGAGCCGGTGCGTCACACCGCGCTGCATGCCTGGCATGTGAAGAACGGCGCCGAGTTTGAAGACGTCGGTCAGTGGAAGCGTCCATGGTACTTCCCGAAAAACGGCGAAGACCTGCATGCCGCTGTTAAGCGCGAATGCAAAGCCGTGCGCGACAGCGTCGGCCTGCTCGATGCCTCGACCCTCGGCAAGATCGACATTCAAGGCCCGGATGCCCGCGAGTTCCTCAACCGCGTGTACACCAACGCCTGGACCAAACTCGACGTGGGCAAGGCGCGCTACGGTTTGATGTGCAAAGAAGACGGCATGGTTTTCGACGACGGTGTCACGGCGTGCCTGGCCGACAACCATTTCGTCATGACCACCACCACCGGCGGCGCGGCGCGCGTGCTGCAGTGGCTGGAGCTGTACCACCAGACCGAATGGCCGGATATGAAGGTTTACTTCACTTCCGTGACTGACCACTGGGCGACCATGACCCTGTCCGGGCCGAACAGCCGCAAGCTGCTCAGCGCCGTGACGGACATTGATCTGAGCAACGGAGCGTTCCCATTCATGACCTGGAAAGAAGGTCTGGTCGGCGACGTGCCGGCGCGGGTGTTCCGCATCTCGTTCACCGGTGAGCTGTCGTACGAAGTCAACGTGCAGGCCGACTACGCGATGGGCGTGCTGGAGAAAATCGTCGAGGCGGGCAAGCAGTACAACCTGACCCCGTACGGCACTGAAACCATGCACGTACTGCGCGCTGAGAAGGGCTTCATCATTGTCGGTCAGGACACTGACGGCTCGATGACCCCGGACGACTTGAACATGGGCTGGTGCGTCGGTCGCACCAAACCGTTCTCGTGGATCGGCCAGCGTGGCATGAACCGTGAAGACTGCGTGAAGGATCAGCGTAAACAGCTGGTCGGTCTGAAGCCGATCGATCCGAACGTCTGGCTGCCGGAGGGCGCACAACTGGTGTTCAACACCAAGCAGACGATCCCGATGACCATGGTTGGCCACGTGACTTCCAGCTACGCGCACAACTCCCTCGGTTATTCGTTTGCCATGGGTGTGGTCAAGGGCGGTCTGAAGCGCCTCGGTGAGCGGGTGTTTGCACCGCTGGCCGACGGCAGCGTGATCGAGGCGGAAATCGTTTCTTCGGTGTTCTTCGATCCGAAGGGGGATCGCCAGAACATCTGA
- a CDS encoding sarcosine oxidase subunit delta, with the protein MLHIFCPHCGELRSEEEFHASGQAHIPRPLDPGACTDEEWGDYMFFRDNPRGLHHELWDHVAGCRQYFNVTRDTVTYEILETYKIGTKPQFTDKADTAKTATTALGEKV; encoded by the coding sequence ATGTTGCATATCTTCTGTCCTCACTGCGGCGAACTGCGCTCCGAAGAGGAATTCCACGCATCCGGCCAGGCGCACATTCCGCGTCCACTGGATCCAGGCGCCTGCACCGACGAGGAGTGGGGCGACTACATGTTCTTCCGCGACAACCCGCGCGGTCTGCACCACGAACTGTGGGATCACGTCGCCGGTTGCCGTCAGTACTTCAACGTCACCCGCGACACCGTGACCTACGAGATTCTCGAAACCTACAAGATCGGCACCAAGCCGCAATTCACCGACAAGGCTGATACGGCGAAAACAGCCACGACGGCGCTGGGAGAGAAGGTATGA
- a CDS encoding sarcosine oxidase subunit beta: MQRYSGFGLFKHSLSHHENWQRMWRTPTPKKVYDVVIVGGGGHGLATAYYLAKEHGITNVAVVEKGWLGGGNTARNTTIVRSNYLWDESAHLYEHAMKLWEGLSQDLNYNVMFSQRGVYNLCHTLQDIRDSERRVSANRLNGVDGELLNAKQVADEIPYLDCSKNTRYPVMGATVQRRGGVARHDAVAWGFARAADALGVDLIQQTEVIGFRKENGVCIGVETNKGFIGAKRVGVVTAGNSGHMAKLAGFRLPIESHPLQALVSEPIKPIIDSVIMSNAVHGYISQSDKGDLVIGAGIDGYNGYGQRGSYPVIEHTIQAIVEMFPVLSRVRMNRQWGGIVDTTPDACPIISKTPVPNMFFNCGWGTGGFKATPGSGNVFAASLAKGEMHPLAAPFSIDRFHNGALIDEHGAAAVAH, translated from the coding sequence ATGCAACGCTATTCGGGCTTCGGCCTCTTCAAACACTCCCTCAGCCACCACGAAAACTGGCAGCGCATGTGGCGCACGCCAACGCCGAAGAAGGTCTACGACGTGGTCATCGTCGGCGGCGGCGGGCACGGTCTGGCGACGGCTTACTACTTGGCCAAAGAACACGGCATCACCAACGTCGCCGTGGTCGAGAAGGGATGGCTGGGCGGCGGTAACACCGCGCGCAACACCACCATCGTGCGCTCCAACTACCTGTGGGACGAGTCGGCGCACCTCTACGAACACGCAATGAAACTGTGGGAAGGCCTGTCGCAGGACCTCAACTACAACGTGATGTTCTCCCAGCGTGGCGTCTACAACCTGTGCCACACCCTGCAGGACATCCGTGATTCCGAGCGTCGGGTCAGCGCCAATCGCCTCAACGGCGTCGATGGTGAACTGCTCAACGCCAAGCAAGTCGCTGACGAGATTCCGTACCTCGACTGCTCGAAAAACACTCGCTACCCGGTGATGGGCGCGACCGTTCAGCGTCGCGGCGGCGTCGCCCGTCACGATGCCGTGGCCTGGGGCTTTGCCCGTGCCGCCGATGCCTTGGGCGTGGACTTGATCCAGCAGACCGAAGTGATCGGTTTCCGCAAGGAAAACGGCGTGTGCATCGGTGTTGAAACCAACAAGGGTTTCATCGGCGCCAAACGCGTTGGTGTGGTCACGGCCGGTAACTCCGGGCACATGGCCAAACTCGCCGGTTTCCGTCTGCCGATCGAATCCCACCCGCTGCAAGCGCTGGTGTCCGAGCCGATCAAGCCGATTATCGACAGCGTGATCATGTCCAACGCCGTGCACGGTTACATCAGCCAGTCCGACAAGGGCGACCTGGTGATCGGCGCCGGTATCGACGGTTACAACGGCTACGGCCAGCGCGGTTCGTACCCGGTGATCGAGCACACCATTCAAGCGATCGTCGAGATGTTCCCGGTGTTGTCCCGCGTACGCATGAACCGTCAGTGGGGCGGCATCGTCGACACTACCCCGGACGCTTGCCCGATCATTTCGAAAACCCCGGTACCGAACATGTTCTTCAACTGCGGTTGGGGCACCGGTGGCTTCAAGGCAACGCCTGGCTCGGGCAACGTGTTTGCCGCGAGTCTGGCCAAGGGTGAAATGCACCCGTTGGCCGCACCTTTCTCCATCGACCGTTTCCACAACGGTGCGTTGATCGATGAACACGGCGCTGCTGCGGTTGCCCATTAA
- a CDS encoding serine hydroxymethyltransferase, producing the protein MFSKQDQIQGYDDALLAAMNAEEQRQEDHIELIASENYTSKRVMQAQGSGLTNKYAEGYPGKRYYGGCEHVDKVEALAIERAKQLFGADYANVQPHSGSSANSAVYLALIQPGDTILGMSLAHGGHLTHGAKVSSSGKLYNAVQYGINTDTGLIDYDEVERLAVESKPKMIVAGFSAYSKTLDFPRFRQIADKVGALLFVDMAHVAGLVAAGLYPNPLPYADVVTTTTHKTLRGPRGGLILAKSNEEIEKKLNAAVFPGAQGGPLMHVIAGKAVCFKEALEPGFKAYQQQVIDNAQAMASVFIKRGYDVVSGGTDNHLFLVSLIRQGLTGKDADAALGRAHITVNKNAVPNDPQSPFVTSGLRIGTPAVTTRGFKVTQCEVLAGWICDILDNLGDADVEANVAQQVSALCADFPVYR; encoded by the coding sequence ATGTTCAGCAAGCAAGACCAGATCCAGGGTTACGACGATGCACTGCTGGCGGCGATGAATGCCGAGGAGCAACGTCAGGAAGATCACATCGAGCTGATCGCGTCGGAGAACTACACCAGCAAACGCGTGATGCAAGCGCAAGGCAGCGGCCTGACCAACAAATACGCCGAAGGCTATCCGGGCAAGCGCTACTACGGTGGCTGCGAGCATGTGGATAAAGTTGAAGCACTGGCCATCGAACGCGCCAAGCAACTGTTCGGCGCCGATTACGCCAACGTCCAGCCACACTCCGGTTCATCGGCCAACAGTGCTGTTTACCTAGCGCTGATCCAGCCGGGCGACACCATCCTCGGCATGAGCCTGGCCCACGGCGGTCACCTGACCCACGGCGCCAAAGTGTCGTCCTCGGGCAAGCTCTACAACGCGGTGCAGTACGGCATCAACACTGACACCGGGCTGATCGATTACGACGAAGTCGAGCGTCTCGCCGTCGAATCCAAGCCGAAAATGATCGTCGCCGGTTTCTCCGCTTACTCGAAGACGCTGGACTTCCCGCGCTTCCGTCAGATCGCTGACAAGGTCGGCGCGCTGCTGTTCGTCGACATGGCCCACGTCGCCGGTCTGGTTGCCGCCGGTCTGTACCCGAACCCGCTGCCGTACGCCGACGTGGTCACCACCACCACCCACAAAACCCTGCGCGGTCCACGTGGCGGCTTGATCCTGGCCAAGTCCAACGAAGAGATCGAGAAGAAGCTCAACGCTGCCGTATTCCCCGGCGCTCAGGGTGGCCCGCTGATGCACGTCATCGCCGGTAAAGCCGTGTGCTTCAAGGAAGCGCTGGAGCCAGGCTTCAAGGCTTATCAGCAGCAAGTGATCGACAACGCTCAGGCGATGGCCAGCGTGTTTATCAAACGTGGCTACGATGTAGTGTCCGGCGGTACCGATAACCATTTGTTCCTGGTCAGCCTGATCCGTCAGGGCCTGACCGGCAAAGATGCCGACGCCGCCCTCGGCCGTGCACACATCACCGTCAACAAGAACGCCGTGCCGAACGACCCGCAATCGCCGTTCGTGACCTCGGGCCTGCGCATCGGCACCCCGGCGGTCACCACCCGTGGCTTCAAGGTGACCCAGTGCGAAGTGTTGGCGGGCTGGATCTGCGACATCCTCGACAACCTCGGCGATGCCGATGTCGAGGCCAATGTTGCCCAGCAAGTGTCGGCCCTGTGCGCAGACTTCCCGGTTTATCGCTGA
- a CDS encoding TraX family protein: protein MHLTKRDGALDLLKWLALLSMLFDHLRYVGFSADWLYVPGRLAFPWFCLAMAANLARDGLRRMEWRYLGWLLLFSAVSEIPYRLYIPDPDTLNVMPTLALGLLVARGWQDPTIMSRLLGVAALMLAAMFPERLMFGFFGVLLPLAMLLVFRRPWYFSLLPGLICLAANQWQVLYDSARFGSSVAILGIATCLFAPMLGMFLLRHARHLQPPAMRRWAYALYPTHFLLLLLIRQLAA from the coding sequence ATGCACCTGACTAAACGCGACGGCGCGCTGGATCTGCTCAAGTGGCTGGCGCTGTTGAGCATGTTGTTCGATCACCTGCGATATGTCGGGTTCTCCGCCGATTGGCTGTACGTGCCGGGGCGGTTGGCGTTTCCGTGGTTTTGTCTGGCGATGGCGGCGAATCTGGCGCGCGATGGATTGCGGAGGATGGAATGGCGCTACTTGGGCTGGTTGTTATTGTTCAGTGCCGTGAGCGAGATTCCCTATCGGCTGTACATTCCCGACCCCGATACGCTGAACGTGATGCCGACGCTGGCGCTGGGCTTGTTGGTGGCGCGGGGGTGGCAGGATCCAACGATCATGTCGCGATTGCTGGGCGTTGCTGCGCTGATGCTGGCCGCCATGTTTCCGGAACGACTGATGTTTGGTTTCTTCGGGGTGTTGCTGCCGTTGGCGATGCTGCTGGTGTTTCGCCGCCCGTGGTATTTCAGCTTGTTGCCGGGTTTGATATGCCTCGCAGCGAATCAGTGGCAAGTGCTTTACGACTCGGCAAGGTTCGGTAGCAGCGTCGCCATTCTTGGTATTGCCACCTGTCTGTTTGCGCCAATGCTGGGGATGTTCCTGTTGCGACATGCGCGACATCTCCAGCCACCGGCGATGCGCCGCTGGGCCTACGCCCTCTATCCCACGCATTTCCTCCTGCTGCTACTTATCCGCCAGCTCGCCGCATAA
- a CDS encoding threonine aldolase family protein: protein MTDKSQQFASDNYSGICPEAWAAMEQANHGHQRAYGDDEWTARASDHFRQLFETDCEVFFAFNGTAANSLALSSLCQSYHSVICSETAHVETDECGAPEFFSNGSKLLIAGTENGKITPQSIREVALKRQDIHYPKPRVVTLTQATEVGSVYTPEEVRAISATCKELGLHLHMDGARFSNACAFLGCSPADLTWKAGVDVLCFGGTKNGMAVGEAILFFNHKLAEDFDYRCKQAGQLASKMRFLSAPWVGILENDAWLKYARHANHCAQLLAELVSDIPGVELMFPVQANGVFLQLSEPAIAALTAKNWRFYTFIGKGGARFMCSWDTEEERVRELARDIREVMSA, encoded by the coding sequence ATGACCGACAAGAGCCAACAATTCGCCAGCGACAACTATTCCGGTATCTGCCCTGAAGCCTGGGCTGCAATGGAACAGGCCAACCACGGCCACCAACGCGCGTATGGCGACGATGAATGGACCGCACGCGCGTCCGACCATTTCCGCCAGTTGTTCGAAACCGACTGCGAAGTGTTCTTCGCCTTCAACGGCACCGCCGCCAACTCGCTGGCCCTGTCGTCGCTGTGCCAGAGTTACCACAGCGTGATCTGCTCGGAAACCGCCCACGTCGAAACCGACGAATGCGGCGCCCCGGAATTCTTCTCCAACGGCTCGAAACTGCTGATCGCCGGCACTGAAAACGGCAAGATCACCCCGCAATCGATCCGCGAAGTCGCGCTCAAGCGCCAGGACATTCACTACCCGAAACCGCGTGTGGTCACCCTGACCCAAGCCACTGAAGTCGGCAGCGTCTACACCCCGGAAGAAGTCCGCGCCATCAGCGCGACTTGCAAGGAACTGGGCCTGCACCTGCATATGGACGGCGCGCGCTTCTCCAACGCCTGCGCCTTCCTCGGCTGCTCGCCAGCGGATCTGACCTGGAAGGCTGGTGTCGATGTGCTGTGTTTCGGCGGCACCAAGAACGGCATGGCCGTGGGTGAAGCGATCCTGTTCTTCAACCACAAACTGGCGGAAGACTTCGACTACCGCTGCAAACAGGCCGGTCAGTTGGCGTCGAAAATGCGCTTTCTGTCAGCACCGTGGGTCGGCATCCTCGAAAACGACGCCTGGCTCAAATACGCCCGCCACGCCAATCACTGCGCACAATTGCTCGCTGAACTGGTCAGCGACATTCCCGGCGTCGAACTGATGTTCCCGGTACAGGCCAACGGCGTGTTCCTGCAATTATCCGAACCGGCCATCGCCGCGTTGACTGCGAAGAACTGGCGCTTCTACACCTTCATCGGCAAGGGCGGCGCACGCTTCATGTGCTCGTGGGACACCGAAGAAGAACGCGTCCGCGAACTGGCCCGCGACATCCGCGAAGTCATGTCCGCCTGA
- a CDS encoding REP-associated tyrosine transposase, which translates to MGRSRYTFTETDKPHFLTCTIMEWLPLFIRPYIVDHLLNCWRYQQTHHDLKLYGYVILETHLHFVAQAPDLSKCLSQFKSFTARQIIDDLQSKGADKTLQRLRFSKRAHKQDRVYQLWQEGSHAEMVYSESVMRQKLEYIHNNPVKRGYVDLPEHWRYSSARDYAGMPGLIEVQCWY; encoded by the coding sequence ATGGGCCGCAGCCGCTACACCTTTACCGAAACCGACAAACCGCATTTCCTGACTTGCACGATCATGGAATGGTTACCGCTGTTCATCCGTCCCTACATCGTCGACCACCTGCTCAACTGCTGGCGTTATCAACAGACCCACCATGACTTGAAGCTGTACGGCTACGTGATTCTGGAAACCCATCTTCACTTCGTCGCTCAGGCGCCCGACCTGAGTAAATGCCTCAGCCAGTTCAAATCATTCACTGCTCGACAGATTATTGATGACTTGCAAAGCAAAGGCGCTGACAAAACCCTGCAACGGCTGCGCTTTAGCAAACGTGCGCACAAGCAGGATCGGGTTTACCAGTTATGGCAGGAAGGTTCTCACGCAGAAATGGTTTATAGCGAATCGGTGATGCGCCAGAAGCTTGAATACATTCACAACAACCCGGTGAAACGCGGATATGTGGATTTGCCGGAGCATTGGCGTTATTCGAGCGCCAGGGATTACGCGGGAATGCCGGGGCTGATCGAGGTTCAGTGCTGGTATTGA
- a CDS encoding SDR family oxidoreductase — MSLQGKTLFITGASRGIGREIALRAARDGANIVIAAKSAEPHAKLPGTIHSVAAEVEAAGGKALAMQLDVRDEDAVRRALAQANEHFGGIDALVNNAGAIKLTGVQHIELKRFDLMHQINTRAVLLCSQAALPYLKKSAGHILNLSPPLNLANKWFAQFSPYTVTKYGMSMLTLGMSEEFASYGISVNSLWPQTMIATAAIEFQLGNRESFKQARTPAIMADAAHVILDSSGRQITGRLLIDEEILRESGVTEFDQYRFDRESDAALMPDLFVD; from the coding sequence ATGTCGTTACAAGGCAAAACCCTGTTCATCACCGGCGCCAGCCGTGGCATTGGCCGTGAGATCGCGCTGCGTGCTGCGAGGGACGGCGCCAATATCGTCATTGCGGCGAAGAGCGCCGAACCCCACGCCAAATTGCCCGGGACCATCCACAGCGTCGCCGCCGAAGTCGAAGCGGCGGGCGGCAAGGCTCTGGCAATGCAGTTGGATGTGCGTGATGAAGACGCGGTGCGCCGGGCACTGGCCCAGGCCAACGAGCACTTCGGCGGCATCGATGCACTGGTGAACAACGCCGGGGCGATCAAGCTCACGGGCGTGCAACACATCGAACTCAAGCGTTTCGACCTGATGCACCAGATCAACACCCGCGCGGTGCTGCTGTGCAGCCAGGCCGCCCTGCCCTATCTGAAGAAATCCGCCGGGCACATTCTCAACCTGTCGCCGCCGCTGAATCTGGCGAACAAGTGGTTTGCGCAGTTCAGTCCGTACACCGTGACCAAGTACGGCATGAGCATGCTGACGCTGGGGATGAGCGAGGAATTTGCCAGTTATGGGATCAGCGTCAACTCGCTGTGGCCGCAGACGATGATTGCCACGGCGGCGATCGAGTTTCAGCTAGGGAATCGGGAGTCGTTCAAGCAGGCGCGAACGCCAGCGATCATGGCGGATGCGGCGCATGTGATTCTGGATAGTAGTGGACGGCAGATTACCGGGCGGTTGTTGATTGATGAGGAGATTTTGCGGGAGAGCGGCGTGACTGAGTTCGATCAATATCGCTTTGATCGAGAAAGCGACGCGGCGTTGATGCCGGATTTGTTTGTTGACTGA